Proteins found in one Tolumonas lignilytica genomic segment:
- a CDS encoding phosphoethanolamine transferase, translating to MRIYYTGHTVSFRFTVKSQHFTLLLASYFTLIFNLPFFRETWKVISSIENIKTGFIVSIPFFVLFGLTIIFSLFTIKYITKPIFVLLTITSSFVFYGGLVYGTMFDYGMIQNSTQTNWSEASSYLNLNLIVSFFLTGLLPVYLIIKTKIKYQPLLKEVLTKTALIGISLLGLAIIASFYYQDYAAIGRNNKFLQKYIVPTQYVWSSYKYTQETYFTTPLVYQKLGLDAKQSATIPNAKPNLTVMVLGETARTMNYRYNGYSRDTNPFTAKNGLISFQHVSSCGTYTALSVPCMFSFMGKEHYEENRAYNQDNVLDVIQRAGVNVRWFDNDSGCKGVCARVPTLEIDIKTQSPLCDGKYCFDEIMLPQLEQALNQANGKTSLIVLHLIGSHGPTYSRRYPDNHRLFTPDCERSDIQNCNHDELVNTYDNTIAYTDYIISRVIDILKTHDRDYDTSMLYMSDHGESLGEKGLYLHGTPYALAPAEQTHVPALLWLSDSYIKDNQINTDCLHQEAVSKDISHDYLSHSLMGLMNITASTYHPELDFMANCRQHS from the coding sequence TTGCGCATTTATTATACAGGGCATACAGTGTCATTTAGATTTACCGTTAAAAGTCAGCACTTTACATTACTACTTGCAAGCTATTTCACCTTAATATTCAATCTTCCATTTTTCCGTGAGACATGGAAAGTAATAAGCTCAATTGAGAACATAAAGACTGGATTTATTGTTTCAATTCCGTTTTTTGTTCTATTCGGCTTAACGATTATCTTTTCCCTGTTCACCATTAAATACATCACAAAACCGATTTTTGTGCTGCTGACCATCACCTCATCATTTGTTTTCTATGGTGGACTGGTCTATGGCACTATGTTTGACTATGGAATGATTCAAAACTCAACGCAGACGAATTGGTCAGAAGCCTCCAGTTATCTGAATCTCAACCTGATTGTTTCTTTTTTTCTGACCGGGCTACTGCCAGTCTATTTGATTATTAAAACCAAGATTAAATATCAACCATTGCTGAAAGAAGTTTTAACGAAAACGGCTTTAATTGGTATTTCTCTACTTGGATTAGCAATTATTGCATCTTTCTATTATCAGGATTACGCCGCGATAGGTCGTAATAATAAATTCCTGCAGAAATATATTGTGCCAACACAATATGTCTGGAGTAGTTACAAATATACTCAGGAAACTTATTTCACCACGCCGTTGGTCTATCAAAAACTCGGGCTGGATGCTAAACAAAGTGCAACCATTCCTAACGCTAAACCCAACCTCACCGTCATGGTTTTGGGCGAAACGGCTCGCACCATGAACTATAGGTATAATGGTTATTCTCGGGACACCAACCCATTTACGGCTAAAAACGGCCTGATCTCATTCCAGCATGTCTCTTCTTGTGGCACATATACTGCCCTTTCGGTTCCCTGCATGTTTTCATTCATGGGCAAAGAACATTACGAAGAAAACCGGGCCTATAATCAGGACAATGTTCTGGACGTGATCCAGCGGGCTGGAGTGAATGTGCGCTGGTTTGATAATGATAGTGGCTGTAAAGGGGTCTGTGCGAGAGTGCCGACGCTTGAAATTGATATCAAAACCCAATCGCCATTATGTGATGGTAAATACTGCTTTGATGAAATCATGTTGCCCCAACTGGAACAAGCGCTCAATCAAGCAAACGGTAAAACCAGCCTGATTGTTTTACATCTTATCGGGAGCCACGGGCCAACCTATTCTCGTCGTTATCCCGACAATCATCGGCTATTTACCCCCGATTGCGAACGCAGCGACATCCAGAACTGCAATCACGATGAGCTAGTAAATACTTATGATAATACAATTGCTTATACGGATTACATCATCTCGAGAGTCATCGATATATTAAAAACTCATGATCGTGACTATGATACCAGCATGCTTTATATGTCAGATCATGGTGAATCGCTCGGTGAGAAAGGGCTATATCTGCACGGAACCCCTTATGCACTGGCACCGGCAGAGCAAACCCATGTTCCCGCCTTACTTTGGCTATCCGATAGTTATATAAAAGATAACCAAATTAACACGGATTGCTTGCATCAGGAGGCGGTATCAAAAGACATATCTCACGACTATCTGTCGCATAGTCTGATGGGATTGATGAATATTACTGCTTCGACCTATCATCCTGAGCTTGATTTCATGGCGAATTGCCGTCAGCACAGTTAA
- the folD gene encoding bifunctional methylenetetrahydrofolate dehydrogenase/methenyltetrahydrofolate cyclohydrolase FolD: protein MSAKIIDGKAIALSVRQRVAARVAERKALGLRAPGLAVVLVGEDAASQVYVGSKRRACEEVGFISKSYDLAATTTQDELLSLIDTLNSDPTVDGILVQLPLPAHLDSTQVIERILPNKDVDGFHPYNVGRLAQRIPALRPCTPKGMMTLLESTGLELKGMNAVIIGASNIVGRPMTLELLLAGCTTTTCHRFTKGLEQFVRQADILVVAVGKAEFIPGEWVKPGAIVLDVGINRLSNGKLVGDVEYTTAEQRAGYITPVPGGVGPMTVATLIENTLQACEQYHS, encoded by the coding sequence ATGTCTGCAAAAATCATTGATGGAAAAGCGATTGCCCTGTCTGTGCGTCAGCGTGTGGCTGCCCGTGTAGCAGAACGTAAGGCGCTTGGTTTACGAGCACCAGGGCTGGCCGTTGTGCTGGTTGGTGAAGATGCGGCGTCTCAGGTTTATGTCGGCAGTAAACGCCGCGCCTGTGAGGAAGTTGGTTTTATTTCTAAATCTTATGATTTAGCAGCTACGACCACACAAGATGAACTTTTATCCCTGATTGATACGCTCAATAGTGATCCGACTGTGGACGGTATTTTGGTTCAGCTTCCGTTGCCTGCCCATCTTGATTCAACACAGGTAATTGAACGTATTCTGCCGAATAAGGATGTTGATGGTTTTCATCCATATAATGTTGGCCGTTTAGCACAGCGTATCCCTGCCCTGCGTCCTTGTACCCCCAAAGGCATGATGACGCTGCTGGAAAGTACCGGTCTTGAATTGAAAGGAATGAACGCCGTTATCATTGGCGCATCCAATATCGTCGGTCGTCCGATGACTCTGGAATTGTTACTCGCGGGATGCACCACGACAACCTGTCACCGCTTTACCAAGGGGTTGGAACAGTTTGTCAGACAGGCTGATATTCTGGTTGTTGCTGTGGGGAAAGCCGAGTTTATTCCTGGTGAATGGGTTAAACCGGGCGCAATTGTGCTGGATGTTGGGATCAACCGCTTATCGAATGGCAAATTAGTCGGTGATGTGGAATATACGACTGCAGAACAGCGTGCAGGATATATTACGCCTGTGCCTGGTGGTGTTGGTCCAATGACAGTGGCAACACTGATCGAAAATACACTTCAAGCGTGTGAACAATACCATAGCTAG